From the genome of Coriobacteriia bacterium:
CCAGACTAGACCCGTGGGACGGCACCGGTCAAGGCGCTCCGCCTTCGACGACGAAAGAAAGCCCCACTGGGCTCCAGTGAGGCTTTTCTTTCTCAGGCTGTCTGCTCAGAGACAGACCCGTGCGCTAGTAATCGCCGCGGCTCGAGTCCGCGATGCCCGCAAGTGACCGCCCAAACGGGTCCACGCGCTGAGTACCGCTCGGCTCAGGGGTGCCGCCTTCCGCATCGATCAGCCACGTCATCGCATCGCCCAGTGAGGTGAACACGCTCACCTCGAAGCCCTGCTTCTCTGCCAAGGCCGCGAAGAACTCCGCATGATCGACCCTTTGTGGCGAGACCACGAAGGCCGTCTTCCCGGCAAACGATCCGCGGACCGCACGAAGTCCAGAAGCCAGATCCAGGAGGTCGGATACGGTCATTTCTGATTGAGCGCTCCGTGTGTCGACGAGTACGTCGTAGCGCTTCGCTCGCGGCGACGCCAAGGCGGTCTCGGCGAGAAGCCTCTTTGCCTCTTCCAGATCGAGCCGTCCATCCTCGGTCGATCTGAGAAACTCATGGGGGCGGAGCACCCGGATATCGGACGGCATTCTGACTACCTCCAGGCCCGTCGAAGACTCGCTACTTCTTAGGGCTGATAGCATCCTTCACGGCGTCTGCGGCCCCATCGATGGTCTTCTTGGTCGCAGCACTGGCCTGGTCCATCTTGCCTTCCCGCTGTAGACCCTTGTCGCCCGTGACGGTTCCAACGGCCTCCTTCATGCGGCCCTTCATGTCCTCGGTCTTGTGCTCACTCATGTTCCTCGCCTCTTTCGCTTATGTGGTCTGCCTGTACGCTTCGAATGATCCGCTACGCGGTGTCCACCCCGACTCTGGGGCGACCGGCAGCGCTACCGGGTCTGGACGTCCTCGTCGATCTCGACACGCTCGACGGTCTGCGCGTGCGTGCGAGGGCTCACGACACCTATCAGGGCGACGAGACCCCAAGCGATCAGTGCGTAGACGGCGATCGCCACGAGTGCACTCCACTCAAAGGTCACACCGGACGCACGGTCGGTGCTGAAGATCGCGTTGAACGGGGCCATGAATACGTCGGACGCGGCGTAGATGAACTTCACGAATCCCGCCTCGGCGTTGGCGCCGAAGAGGGTAAGGACGAACCGGATGGCGATGAGTATCTCGATGGCGCCGAACGCGAACCAGACGACACGAGCCATCACCGCCTCGATGGGTGATCGGACTTCGGTATGGAGCTGGCTCCGATTGACTGAAGCAGCGGTTGCATGGGACATGACGCACTTCCCTTCGTCCGCGGCGCACAGAATCTCTGTGCCGCACGGCGGGTTGGCCGGATCAGTGTCGAGCGGTGTGCCGACAGCGGGTCTTGGCCCGCGGCGGTCACACTAGACGGTGCGACGACCCGAGATGAGGTTGAACACAAGCAAGACGAGCGCGATGACGATCAGCGCGTGAATCAGCCCACCGCCGATGTTCAAGCTGAAGCCGAGAAGCCAGAGCACTGCCAACACTACGATGATGGTCCACAACATTTGAATCGCCTCCTGAGGGCGAATGATGTCTCGGTTCGGTGCCGTGCGGTGCGCTCTACTCAGGCGCTCACCTTCTCGTCAGCTTCCGCCTTAGCGGCCAGTTCAAGGGTCCTACTCGCCACTGCCGGCGACATGGAGTACTTCAGAATGCCTTCGTCGACGAACTCCCGTGCCGCGAACGGTCGGACGCTCATCCCGTAACGGCCGCGACAACGCTTCTCAAACGGTCCGAGCGACGCAACAACCTGTCGGGCCGTTAGCGCGGAGGCATCGGCAATAGCGCCGGTGGTGACCCAGCTAGGCGCCCTCTGAGCTAGGGCACTCAGGATTCGTCTCATGGCGCTCGATGACTCGATGAACATGCGGTCGATCAGCTCCTGGTTCCATCCGCTGGGATAGCCGTCCTCGCTCACAACCATGGCCTGGGTTCCAACCGGCCTGCGCGCCAAAACCTCATAGACTTCCTGCAACCGATCAACGGGAACAGGAACATGCACCATGTCGGGCATCTTATCCGCCTTTCGCAGCTTGTTACCTACTATGTACCCGAAGCTAGCTTCGCTTAACCGCAGCTCTTTCGCGGCCGGCGACGAGCCCGAAGCGAGGAGAGAGCTGGCGAGGAGTACCCCGCCCGGGCGCGCCTCAAGGTGAGTTTTCTGACGTGCGTCTTTGCGCGTCGACAAGCGGGAACATAGTCCGAGTGAATCGAGTGCGCGCCGAGCGGCTACCGGGTGGAGTAGAGATGAATGCGATCGAGACTTCGAAGCTGACCAAGTACTACGGCACGTCACGGGGCATCGTCGATCTCGACATGACCGTGCATGAGGGTGAGATCTATGGGTTCATCGGTCCGAACGGCGCCGGCAAGTCCACAACCATCCGGACTCTGCTCGGCCTGATCCATCCCACG
Proteins encoded in this window:
- a CDS encoding CsbD family protein, whose product is MSEHKTEDMKGRMKEAVGTVTGDKGLQREGKMDQASAATKKTIDGAADAVKDAISPKK
- a CDS encoding lmo0937 family membrane protein — protein: MLWTIIVVLAVLWLLGFSLNIGGGLIHALIVIALVLLVFNLISGRRTV
- a CDS encoding YggT family protein; this encodes MSHATAASVNRSQLHTEVRSPIEAVMARVVWFAFGAIEILIAIRFVLTLFGANAEAGFVKFIYAASDVFMAPFNAIFSTDRASGVTFEWSALVAIAVYALIAWGLVALIGVVSPRTHAQTVERVEIDEDVQTR